A part of Thermococcus sp. LS1 genomic DNA contains:
- a CDS encoding ribonuclease P protein component 4 yields the protein MSKKKFIRQREQREKKRIARERVEILFTLAERVFPYEPELANRYVEIALAVQQKAKIRMPKKWKRRYCKRCHSFLVPGVNARVRLRNKRIPHVVIKCLNCGHIMRYPYLKEQKEKRRKNAEKRERD from the coding sequence ATGTCAAAAAAGAAGTTCATACGCCAGAGAGAGCAGCGGGAGAAGAAGAGAATAGCGAGGGAGAGAGTCGAGATTCTCTTCACACTCGCCGAGCGCGTCTTTCCCTACGAGCCTGAATTAGCCAACCGCTACGTCGAAATAGCCCTGGCCGTCCAGCAGAAGGCCAAGATAAGGATGCCAAAGAAATGGAAGAGGCGCTACTGCAAGAGATGCCACTCGTTCCTCGTTCCCGGCGTGAACGCCAGGGTTAGGCTGAGGAACAAGCGGATACCCCACGTGGTAATCAAGTGCCTCAACTGCGGGCACATCATGAGGTATCCCTACCTAAAGGAGCAGAAGGAAAAACGAAGGAAAAATGCCGAGAAAAGGGAAAGGGACTGA
- a CDS encoding cell wall-binding repeat-containing protein codes for MIGKKVLAILFGLLMLAMPVSFTGVSAATESVTVILVSDNAADKCIAEYLANETGAIIVTTTWGVYDPNVTAEIMSYAPDEVIIIGGPDAVVEEYVTDLQELGITVERWGGQNRYETNLMVMTQAQVKFGLKFNGSVVVAGNDSLAIQNALRIAVQNRAIILYVNKTTNITLLMERFQIRNMTMVHTHASEMIMELVRKQLKECNCTAKEVQVNVTKETVLQLMIQVRERLRAIEEIANATNATQLMEQVRVMEMTMEKANQALQAGNYTYAYQLMLELQVRTQFSLKAANGEMRIAIKNSEKMALERELVKLEAQIRVMEKAGIDVSQINALMEQLRVAIQNGQYDVAKQLMNQIKSMIQEAYRNGRDAIRSVPRERPRRP; via the coding sequence ATGATAGGAAAGAAAGTCCTAGCAATCCTGTTCGGATTGCTGATGTTAGCAATGCCGGTAAGCTTCACGGGCGTCAGCGCGGCCACCGAAAGCGTCACAGTGATACTCGTCAGCGACAACGCTGCAGATAAGTGTATAGCAGAGTACTTGGCCAACGAGACAGGTGCGATCATTGTGACGACTACGTGGGGTGTTTACGACCCGAACGTCACTGCTGAGATAATGAGCTACGCTCCGGACGAGGTCATAATAATAGGCGGTCCCGACGCGGTGGTGGAAGAGTACGTTACGGACCTGCAGGAGCTGGGTATTACAGTGGAGCGCTGGGGCGGTCAGAACAGGTACGAGACAAACCTCATGGTCATGACTCAAGCCCAGGTCAAGTTCGGCCTTAAGTTCAATGGAAGCGTTGTGGTAGCTGGAAACGACAGCCTGGCAATTCAGAACGCCCTCAGGATAGCGGTTCAGAACAGGGCTATAATACTCTACGTTAACAAGACCACGAACATCACCCTGCTGATGGAGAGGTTCCAGATAAGGAACATGACCATGGTTCACACCCATGCCTCTGAAATGATCATGGAGCTGGTTAGGAAGCAGCTCAAGGAGTGCAACTGCACCGCGAAGGAAGTCCAGGTCAACGTTACCAAGGAGACCGTGCTCCAGCTGATGATTCAGGTCAGGGAGAGGCTCAGGGCCATTGAGGAGATAGCCAATGCCACCAACGCTACTCAGCTCATGGAGCAGGTTCGCGTCATGGAGATGACCATGGAGAAGGCCAACCAGGCCCTTCAGGCTGGCAACTACACCTACGCCTACCAGCTCATGCTCGAGCTCCAGGTCAGGACCCAGTTCAGCCTCAAGGCAGCGAATGGCGAGATGAGGATAGCAATAAAGAACAGCGAGAAGATGGCCCTCGAGAGGGAGCTTGTGAAGCTTGAAGCTCAGATACGGGTTATGGAGAAGGCGGGCATTGATGTAAGCCAGATCAACGCCCTCATGGAGCAGCTCAGGGTTGCCATCCAGAACGGCCAGTACGACGTTGCAAAGCAGCTTATGAACCAGATAAAGAGTATGATCCAGGAAGCCTACAGGAACGGCAGGGACGCCATAAGGAGTGTCCCGAGAGAGAGGCCTCGAAGGCCTTGA
- a CDS encoding cyclase family protein — MIIDLSLSLSEETRVYPGDPEVRIKPWAVIERDGYYMNVLKLGEHSGTHVDAPAHFIPGGKTVDELPLEKFMGPGLVIDVRSGEGLVGLEEVPDSGFLGRVVLFLTGGRELSPEVALFLVAEGARAVGTDAMSIGDDAVHRILLSEEVPIFENLTNLELLVGREFTFIAFPLKVRGGSGSPVRAVAITK, encoded by the coding sequence ATGATAATCGACCTGTCCCTTTCCCTCTCCGAGGAGACCCGGGTTTATCCCGGAGACCCGGAGGTACGGATAAAGCCCTGGGCAGTTATAGAACGCGACGGCTACTACATGAACGTCTTAAAGCTGGGTGAGCACAGCGGAACCCACGTCGATGCGCCGGCACACTTTATACCTGGAGGGAAAACAGTTGACGAGCTTCCCCTTGAGAAGTTTATGGGTCCCGGCCTCGTTATCGATGTCCGAAGCGGTGAAGGACTAGTAGGGCTTGAAGAGGTGCCTGACTCCGGATTCCTGGGGAGGGTTGTTCTGTTCCTCACCGGAGGGAGGGAGCTATCACCAGAGGTTGCCCTGTTCCTTGTCGCGGAGGGGGCCAGAGCTGTTGGAACAGATGCCATGAGCATAGGGGATGATGCCGTGCACAGGATACTCCTCAGTGAGGAGGTACCGATCTTCGAGAACCTTACCAACCTCGAGCTTTTGGTGGGGAGAGAGTTCACATTCATAGCATTTCCACTGAAGGTTAGGGGAGGTTCGGGCAGTCCAGTCCGAGCAGTTGCTATAACCAAATAA
- a CDS encoding adenosylhomocysteinase, with the protein MDCTKDYCVKDINLAPSGEKKIDWVSRFMPVLQSIREDFEKKQPFKGVRIAATLHLEMKTAFLLLTLKAAGAEVSAAASNPLSTQDDVVAALAKAGVKVYAVRGESLEEYYENMHRALDIRPNIIIDDGADMISVVHRERTELIDEVWGASEETTTGVIRLRAMEKDGVLRFPIIAVNDSYTKYLFDNRYGTGQSTWDGILRTTNLLIAGKNVVVVGYGWCGRGIAMRARGLGATVIVVEVDPIRVLEARMDGFMVTNMLEAAKIGDIFITATGDINCIRKEHFELMKDGVILANAGHFDVEISKPDLEALAVEINQPRPNITEYKLADGRRLYLLAEGRLVNLAAADGHPAEIMDMSFALQAKAAEYIRNNHEKLEPKVYVLPREIDEMVARIKLKAMGIEIEKLTEEQRRYLQSWEHGT; encoded by the coding sequence ATGGACTGCACGAAGGATTACTGCGTCAAGGACATCAACCTGGCACCCAGCGGGGAGAAGAAGATAGACTGGGTATCTCGCTTTATGCCAGTTCTCCAGAGCATAAGGGAGGATTTCGAGAAGAAGCAGCCCTTCAAGGGGGTTAGGATCGCGGCAACACTCCACCTCGAAATGAAGACGGCATTTTTACTGCTCACCCTTAAGGCAGCCGGTGCAGAGGTTTCGGCGGCAGCGAGCAACCCACTTTCAACCCAGGACGACGTTGTTGCGGCTCTGGCCAAGGCCGGCGTTAAGGTCTACGCGGTGAGGGGCGAGAGCCTGGAGGAGTACTACGAGAACATGCATAGGGCGCTGGATATTAGGCCGAACATAATAATAGACGATGGGGCAGACATGATAAGCGTCGTCCACCGCGAAAGGACGGAGCTGATAGACGAGGTTTGGGGTGCCAGTGAAGAGACTACGACCGGCGTTATAAGACTCCGCGCAATGGAGAAGGACGGCGTGCTGAGGTTCCCGATAATAGCTGTGAACGATAGCTACACCAAATATCTCTTCGACAACCGCTACGGAACGGGCCAGTCCACGTGGGATGGCATACTAAGAACTACCAACCTGCTTATAGCCGGGAAAAATGTCGTCGTTGTCGGCTACGGCTGGTGCGGAAGAGGCATAGCTATGAGAGCCCGGGGACTCGGAGCAACCGTTATCGTTGTCGAAGTTGACCCGATCAGGGTTCTCGAGGCAAGAATGGACGGCTTCATGGTCACGAACATGCTCGAGGCTGCAAAAATTGGTGACATCTTCATCACAGCAACCGGAGACATCAACTGCATTCGCAAAGAGCACTTCGAGCTCATGAAGGACGGTGTTATCCTTGCCAACGCCGGCCATTTCGACGTTGAGATAAGCAAACCCGACCTAGAGGCACTGGCTGTAGAGATAAACCAGCCGAGGCCAAATATCACCGAGTACAAGCTCGCCGATGGAAGAAGGCTCTATCTCCTCGCGGAGGGCAGACTCGTCAATCTGGCTGCAGCAGATGGCCATCCCGCTGAGATAATGGACATGAGCTTTGCTCTGCAGGCTAAGGCGGCCGAATATATCAGAAACAACCATGAGAAGCTTGAGCCTAAAGTCTATGTGCTCCCAAGAGAGATAGATGAGATGGTGGCGAGGATTAAGCTCAAGGCAATGGGCATCGAGATTGAAAAACTCACGGAGGAGCAACGTAGGTATCTCCAAAGCTGGGAGCATGGCACATAA
- a CDS encoding caspase family protein produces the protein MKKLSAIFVVLVVLLSLPMVASVQQRHGIDYSKPLYAEDVKIGHKITVDYIPKAGGFRGGRGGGTSTTTAATGILGAPVEGEKYAIVIGIADYPGTSSDLQYTDDDAQLVYDTLINVYGFKPENIIFLLNMDASFYNIYNAVMELKSKVQPGDEVVFYFSGHGSTGRADDGDDEVIDEAIVTHDGNPDGSFILIWDGQLRAWFEDFPTDRIIFIFDSCYSGGMTDLAAEGRIVVMASGEREFSLESAEWEHGQFTYYFFLEGINYGYADVYDHDGDPSTPDVTVEEAFDYTLANCEQQTPVIADGFTNDLLP, from the coding sequence ATGAAGAAACTTTCAGCTATATTTGTGGTGTTAGTAGTCCTGCTGAGTCTACCAATGGTCGCCTCTGTTCAGCAGAGGCATGGCATAGATTACTCCAAGCCCCTGTACGCAGAGGACGTGAAGATAGGGCACAAGATAACCGTAGACTACATTCCAAAGGCCGGAGGATTCCGCGGCGGAAGAGGTGGAGGAACAAGCACCACAACCGCGGCAACGGGTATCCTCGGGGCCCCAGTCGAAGGAGAGAAGTACGCGATAGTTATCGGTATCGCCGATTATCCAGGAACATCGAGCGACCTTCAGTACACGGACGATGACGCCCAGCTAGTCTACGATACGCTGATTAACGTCTACGGCTTCAAGCCAGAGAACATAATCTTCCTCCTCAACATGGACGCGAGTTTCTACAACATATACAACGCCGTTATGGAGCTCAAGTCGAAGGTTCAGCCGGGAGATGAGGTTGTGTTCTACTTCAGCGGTCACGGTTCAACCGGAAGGGCCGATGATGGAGACGACGAGGTAATTGACGAAGCGATAGTCACTCACGACGGCAACCCTGACGGAAGCTTTATCCTTATATGGGACGGCCAGCTCAGAGCATGGTTCGAGGACTTCCCAACTGACAGGATAATATTCATCTTTGACAGCTGCTACTCCGGTGGAATGACTGATTTGGCCGCTGAGGGCAGGATAGTTGTCATGGCCTCTGGAGAACGGGAATTCTCACTCGAGAGCGCCGAGTGGGAGCACGGCCAGTTTACGTACTACTTCTTCCTTGAGGGCATAAACTACGGCTACGCCGATGTCTACGACCACGATGGAGACCCATCTACTCCTGACGTCACCGTCGAGGAGGCCTTTGACTATACCCTGGCCAACTGCGAGCAGCAAACACCCGTTATAGCGGACGGCTTCACCAACGATCTCCTTCCGTAA
- the tsaA gene encoding tRNA (N6-threonylcarbamoyladenosine(37)-N6)-methyltransferase TrmO produces MDFESFKIIPVGRVRKENEKTWLEIYPEFSEAVEGLREGDWIKLILWFHESDTPEKRNILRVHPYNNPENPLTGVFATRSPVRPNPLAIYAVKIHRIKGNRLYIDWIDAHDGTPIADIKILVERLDCPQEIPIEEWELDIGKSRQVGEVNLIPRKSEHLDELEEVLPEEYDALVLEIGPKTTVLTAEELVELIEALKEIYENLPVEIKDRFRRREGRSP; encoded by the coding sequence ATGGACTTTGAGTCCTTCAAGATTATCCCTGTTGGCAGAGTCAGGAAAGAAAACGAGAAAACTTGGCTTGAAATCTATCCCGAGTTCAGCGAAGCCGTAGAAGGGCTTCGAGAGGGAGATTGGATAAAGCTCATCCTCTGGTTCCATGAAAGTGACACCCCGGAGAAGCGAAATATTCTGAGGGTGCACCCCTACAACAATCCAGAGAACCCACTGACGGGCGTCTTTGCCACGCGCTCTCCCGTTAGGCCTAACCCCTTGGCAATTTATGCGGTCAAAATCCACAGAATAAAGGGAAACAGGTTGTACATAGACTGGATTGACGCCCACGACGGAACGCCAATAGCCGACATCAAGATACTCGTCGAGAGGCTCGATTGCCCACAGGAAATACCCATCGAGGAGTGGGAGCTCGACATCGGGAAATCTCGGCAGGTTGGAGAGGTCAACCTGATACCGAGGAAAAGCGAACACCTCGACGAGCTGGAGGAGGTTTTGCCGGAGGAGTACGACGCGCTGGTTCTTGAAATCGGGCCAAAGACCACCGTACTGACAGCGGAAGAACTCGTTGAGCTTATAGAGGCCCTAAAGGAAATTTACGAAAACCTGCCCGTGGAGATAAAGGACAGATTCAGAAGACGTGAAGGGCGCTCGCCTTGA
- the wtpC gene encoding tungstate ABC transporter ATP-binding protein WtpC, translating into MLEIKSISKDWKEFKLRGVTFDVKAGEYFIILGPSGAGKTVLLEIIAGIIEPDSGQVILEGSDVTNWPPERRGLAYIPQNYALFPHMSVYDNIAFGLKLRRIPKPEIEKKVKGIAEVLGIDHLLHRKPKTLSGGESQRVAIARALVVEPKLLLLDEPFANLDVQTRARLIGEMKRWKKELGFTALHVTHSFEEAVSLGDRVGVMLDGRLVQVGPVREVFSRPASEEVARFLGFENIIEGTAEGRVLRANGIEIELPVEASGKIRVGLRPEDIILSIEPIRTSARNEFKAVVDSVEELGPLVRVHLKAGELYLRAFITRSSMLEMGIGKGKEVYVSFKASALHVF; encoded by the coding sequence ATGCTGGAAATTAAATCCATATCTAAAGACTGGAAGGAGTTCAAGCTCCGGGGGGTAACCTTCGACGTTAAGGCAGGGGAGTACTTCATAATCCTCGGCCCGAGCGGCGCGGGAAAGACCGTTCTGCTGGAAATCATAGCAGGCATAATAGAGCCCGATTCCGGTCAGGTAATCCTAGAGGGGAGCGATGTAACTAACTGGCCGCCGGAGAGAAGGGGCTTAGCTTATATCCCTCAGAACTACGCCCTCTTCCCTCACATGAGCGTTTACGATAACATTGCCTTTGGTTTGAAGCTCAGGAGGATTCCAAAGCCCGAAATCGAGAAGAAGGTCAAGGGGATAGCTGAAGTTCTTGGCATAGACCACCTCCTCCACAGGAAGCCGAAGACCCTTAGTGGCGGCGAGAGCCAGAGGGTGGCTATAGCGAGGGCGTTGGTGGTCGAGCCCAAGCTTCTCCTCCTTGACGAGCCCTTCGCCAACCTCGACGTCCAGACGAGGGCCAGGCTGATAGGGGAGATGAAGCGCTGGAAGAAAGAACTGGGCTTCACAGCTTTGCATGTCACCCACTCCTTCGAGGAAGCCGTAAGTTTGGGTGATAGGGTTGGGGTTATGCTCGACGGGAGGCTTGTCCAGGTCGGTCCCGTGAGGGAGGTCTTCTCAAGGCCAGCGAGCGAAGAAGTTGCGCGCTTCCTCGGTTTCGAGAACATCATTGAGGGAACGGCCGAGGGAAGGGTTCTCAGGGCGAACGGCATCGAGATTGAGCTTCCGGTGGAGGCGAGCGGGAAGATACGCGTCGGTTTAAGGCCAGAGGACATAATCCTCTCCATCGAGCCGATAAGAACCTCTGCCAGGAACGAGTTCAAAGCGGTGGTTGATTCGGTGGAAGAGCTCGGCCCGCTCGTGAGGGTGCACCTCAAGGCAGGCGAGCTTTATCTCAGGGCATTCATAACCCGTTCCTCTATGCTTGAGATGGGGATAGGGAAAGGGAAAGAAGTCTATGTGAGCTTCAAGGCGAGCGCCCTTCACGTCTTCTGA
- the wtpB gene encoding tungstate ABC transporter permease WtpB: MKRDYTVAFFALMGSFIVLYIAIPLIVIFLKQASDWGMLVKTLHDELVIKALKNSLLTATATALISLLFGVPLGYVLARKDFKGKSLVQAIVDVPIVIPHSVVGIMLLVTFSSAILDSYAGIIAAMLFVSAPFAINAARDGFLAVDEELEHVARTLGASRLRAFFSIALPMAFPAIASGAIMTWARAISEVGAILIVAYYPKTAQVLVMEYFNNYGLRASRPISVILIVMSLTIFVILRWLVGRRADAGN, from the coding sequence ATGAAGCGCGACTACACGGTGGCGTTCTTTGCCCTCATGGGGAGCTTCATAGTGCTCTACATTGCAATTCCCCTAATCGTGATTTTCCTCAAGCAGGCCTCCGACTGGGGGATGCTCGTAAAGACGCTCCATGACGAGCTTGTCATAAAGGCCCTCAAGAACTCCCTGCTAACGGCAACCGCGACCGCGTTAATATCACTCCTCTTCGGCGTTCCCCTCGGCTACGTCTTGGCTAGAAAGGACTTCAAAGGTAAAAGCCTCGTTCAGGCCATAGTTGATGTTCCAATCGTTATCCCCCATTCTGTCGTCGGTATAATGCTTCTGGTAACCTTCTCGAGCGCCATTCTTGACAGCTACGCCGGAATAATAGCGGCGATGCTCTTCGTTTCAGCTCCCTTCGCGATAAACGCTGCGCGCGACGGGTTTTTGGCAGTGGATGAAGAGCTGGAGCACGTCGCGAGAACCCTTGGCGCCTCCCGCCTGAGGGCCTTCTTCTCAATAGCCCTCCCAATGGCGTTTCCAGCCATAGCGAGCGGCGCGATAATGACCTGGGCGAGGGCGATAAGCGAGGTCGGAGCGATTTTGATAGTCGCCTACTACCCCAAGACCGCCCAGGTTCTGGTCATGGAGTACTTTAACAACTACGGGCTGAGGGCATCGAGGCCCATTTCGGTCATACTCATAGTAATGAGCCTCACTATATTCGTGATACTTAGATGGCTCGTGGGGAGGAGGGCGGATGCTGGAAATTAA
- the wtpA gene encoding tungstate ABC transporter substrate-binding protein WtpA codes for MRWKGILLMAILILSVVAAGCISGDGSETSTSGPKEATLIVFHAGSLSVPFQQLEEEFAKYAEENLGYKVTFQDEASGSVAAVRKVTDLGKKADIVAVADYTLIPQLMIPNYTDFYVIFATNEIVIAFTDKSKYADEINSDNWYEILSRDDVSFGFSDPNQDPCGYRSVMVMKLADYYYGKPIFETLVEKNTNIYFNGTHVVAPKEIQIKNDRVVIRPKETDLTALVESGSLDYYFIYKSVAEQHGLKYIELPNEINLKDFKMADYYGKVQIYIGSTEKVIQAKPIVYGVTVPKDAPNRELAMEFLKYLLSEKGKEVFQKNYQDFIWPPVAFGNVPDEIKDMVKVEG; via the coding sequence ATGAGGTGGAAGGGCATTCTCTTAATGGCTATTCTCATCCTTTCAGTGGTCGCTGCGGGGTGTATAAGCGGCGATGGCTCTGAGACTTCGACCTCTGGACCTAAGGAGGCGACGCTGATAGTCTTTCACGCCGGCTCGCTCAGCGTTCCGTTCCAGCAGTTAGAGGAAGAGTTCGCAAAGTACGCCGAGGAGAACCTTGGCTATAAGGTAACTTTCCAGGATGAGGCCAGCGGAAGTGTTGCGGCCGTCAGGAAGGTCACGGACCTCGGCAAGAAGGCCGACATAGTTGCTGTTGCCGACTACACCCTCATACCCCAGCTGATGATACCCAACTACACCGACTTCTACGTCATCTTTGCCACCAATGAGATAGTCATAGCCTTCACCGACAAGAGCAAGTACGCTGACGAGATAAACTCCGACAACTGGTATGAGATTCTCTCAAGGGACGACGTTTCCTTCGGCTTCAGCGACCCGAACCAGGATCCCTGCGGTTACAGGAGCGTTATGGTCATGAAGCTCGCCGATTACTACTATGGCAAGCCAATCTTTGAGACCCTGGTCGAGAAGAACACCAACATCTACTTCAACGGCACCCACGTAGTGGCCCCCAAGGAGATTCAGATCAAGAATGACAGGGTTGTTATAAGGCCCAAGGAGACTGACCTTACCGCCCTCGTCGAATCCGGAAGCCTTGACTACTACTTCATCTACAAGAGCGTGGCCGAGCAGCACGGCCTCAAGTACATCGAGCTCCCCAACGAGATAAACCTCAAGGACTTCAAGATGGCAGACTACTACGGCAAGGTTCAAATTTACATCGGCTCAACAGAGAAAGTTATCCAGGCAAAGCCCATCGTTTACGGCGTCACCGTCCCCAAGGATGCACCCAACAGGGAGCTGGCGATGGAGTTCCTCAAGTACCTCCTGAGCGAGAAGGGTAAGGAGGTATTCCAGAAGAACTATCAGGACTTCATATGGCCGCCGGTAGCTTTCGGCAACGTGCCCGACGAAATCAAGGACATGGTCAAGGTTGAGGGATGA